Sequence from the Planctomycetota bacterium genome:
GGCGAAGCGCCGAAACAGCGGCCTGGAAATGGTGCTGCGCGAAGTGTTCCCGATCACGAGTTACGATGAGTCCATGCGTCTGGACTACCTATCGTACCGCCTCGGCCGGCCGCGATACACCCCGGACCAGTGCCGGGCCCTGCGCCTGACGTACGGCATGCCGTTCCGCATCACGGTCCGCCTGTCGGGCCAGGCGTATCCCGAGCCGATCGAGGAAGAGGTGTACGTCGGCGAAATCCCGATCATGATGGGCGGCGGGGAGTTCATTATCAACGGGGCGGAGCGCGTGATCGTGAGCCAACTGCACCGCTCTCCCGGCGTGGACTTCTCGATGGAACTGGAGGCGGGAGACCGCCGCCTCCATTCGTGCCGAATCATCCCGGAACGCGGTTCGTGGATCGAGACGAACGTCTCGAAGAAAGACGTGCTCCAGATGCGG
This genomic interval carries:
- the rpoB gene encoding DNA-directed RNA polymerase subunit beta (DNA-dependent RNA polymerase catalyzes the transcription of DNA into RNA using the four ribonucleoside triphosphates as substrates; beta subunit is part of the catalytic core which binds with a sigma factor to produce the holoenzyme) encodes the protein MEQRYFGRASEILAIPDLVEIETRKYQEFLQLSAAPAKRRNSGLEMVLREVFPITSYDESMRLDYLSYRLGRPRYTPDQCRALRLTYGMPFRITVRLSGQAYPEPIEEEVYVGEIPIMMGGGEFIINGAERVIVSQLHRSPGVDFSMELEAGDRRLHSCRIIPERGSWIETNVSKKDVLQMRIDQSSKIPVTAFLRAMDAKYSDTETIIRLIYETKRLLLSQEKRGTPVQDMYVVSPVVSKETGEILLEAGERVGEKWEHIRNSSIKQLDVVDDSQCDPLILNTIQ